TTTACAAATGcatccctttttttttttactctaGATTGTCTTCAATGTTGTTGCCTCGGTGAAATTCAATGAGAAACTAAGCGATGCAATTGACATTAATGTCCTGGGCACCAAAAAGATACTCGATTTGGCTATGGAAATGCAACAATTGAAGGTAAGTTacagtttaaataataaattctataaatattctTTGCTTCGGCGTTAGGATATAAAAACCCAAGTAAATAGGgtcatataaacaaatgaaaaagggtcctagaaaattattatattattgtaatattattattattattataatattattataaaaaactacaacaattcTTCAATCAGagtattattttcatttttggggccttatttataataaaaattgtaatcttatgtatttaataatgaaaCAAAGTAGCAAAACTTATAGTTGCTAAAATCATTTATCAACTTTGGCCTAACCGGATCCTTAGTGATAAGtggcttttattaaaatgatgttttaattttagcagcGTAAATTTTCATCTTTACTTATTTCATTAATAGTCTCTCTCTTATTTCCGACAGCCATTTGCTGTACATACAGCTCAATCAGCaaatgtgcattaaataaacttgtttGCGTATTGAGTTAAAAGcgcaaactgaaattaaatatttaagcttgcaTAATGCTCAAATTTGCAATCTCTTAATTCACTCGCAGCTTAAAGTAGCTTGCGGCCCACCACGCACATTCGGTTGTAAAATGTGCTTTTGttacttatttttgttgttgttgaattttttgcataaCGCATTTAACTATCCAAAATGCATAATTCCCATGTCTGTATggtgaaaatatttgtatatgaattttaatatatggCAGAGGCGTTTGCatttctgcttgttgtttgttttttatcttATGCTGAGCgtattttttacttaaatttcaatacaatTCAATCAACATTCGAcatgctgccacgcccaccaacgTCAACGCCCACGCGTCCATTTTGACAGTCGTTCGTGCACATTTCAACGCTGTACTGCAACTGCAATCGCAAATTCATCAAGGAGCAAGTGTATGAGAACGAAATTGGTTACGAAAAAATTATGCAggtaactaaataaatattatagttattatttatgactGTTGCGCTGATTTAGctcaacaattgttataaattatagttgTGATTGTTGCCTATTTACTTTGCAGATCTCTCGCACCTTTGATGATGACACTCTAGAGAAGCTGCGTCATTGTCTAATCGGTCAGATGCCCAACACCTATACGATGACCAAGAAATGTGCTGAAAATTTAGTCAATCATCGTGCCTTTCATATGCCCGCCGGCATCTTTCGACCGCCCATTGGTAACTAAGCAGCATAAGCACTGCTAAATTTATCTTGCAACGCAGTCGGCAACCAGTTGTGGTTTTAAACTTGACTTCACAAACTAATTGTCAGATAATTAGCCAGCATGCCCTAGAGCATGAGAGCACAAAAACTCAtgagaaagaaaaaaagagaaactGTAAATTCGAAAAACGGCAGCTGCCTGGAACTTAGACAGCGCCCCAAAGGATTAGCTCGCAGTTAGAAAAaggaatatttaaaattttgtgcaaaataGCCAACAACGTTTGCTGGCTGACTCGGTAGGGCTATGGGGGCGGCAACGGTCTGAGGTTGGTTTTTAGCAGATAAATGCATGtggaaaaagttttttttgcccAGCAAACGACACAAAACGAAGCTCTAAACgcaacgtaacgtaacgtgGAAAACAAAGCCCAGGCAAAAAGTCGAAAAGAACGCAAACCAATAGCCCAAGCCCAGCCCAAGCAAAGCCAAGTCTGGGCATAAGCGTGGGTTACTGCATCGGCATCAAGCTTGGTAACAatgcgcaaacaaattttcatttattttaacacaaaaaataccaaagctaccagcagcggcagcaaagaGTAGGAATAACAAGTGGGCGCATTCAAATTGGGCGTAAGCAACATTTAGATACACTTTTATATGCCGAAAGTTATTTATACGATAGTTTTGTATCAATCAAAAAGATGGACAAAGCTTATTGTGAtttgttttagattttttcTGATTTTTTATGTGGGCAACAAtcgtttttatgtttttgtgttGAGTAGGGAGGCagaatttatacaaaaatataataatataataggTGAACTAGCATACCAAATTTGCTTGCTGTAGCTATTATAATCTCTGAGATCTCGTAGCTCATACAGACGTACCTgactatatcgactcagctggTCTTGCTGttcaagaatatatatgcataatgaAGTCTGCCACGCTTGCTGCTGACTGTTACATAGCTTTACTCAACTTTATACTCCCCTCAcctcttttatataaatatcaaagtgtataaaaaaaaattcaagtgcAAAACTTGCAATTGGGAGTCAGGCGCATATCAGTTAGAAGTAACAGTTGTGTGGATGTTCGGTGGGTGGTTTGCTCTGTTTGCTATTATCGCTTTGGCGCTGTCTAAAATCAACAATGCTCTGTGTTCtcgcgtgtgtatgtgtgtgtgtgtagactaGAGAGTCCAACAGACCAACAAAGCAGCCattaattcttatttatttgcagtaaTGTCAACGTACAAGGATCCATTTCCCGGCTGGACTGATAATTTGTACGGGCCATCAGGTTTATGCACTTGGTCCGCACGGGGACTCGTACGTTGCATTTACGGCACCGCCAACTGTAAGGCGAATATGGTGCCCGCCGATTATGTAGTAAATGCAATGATAGCCAGCGCCTGGGATATAGCCAGAAGGTGAGTACAGCAAGCAAGTTAATTGGCCAACAGTATTTAGTTTCaaagtttacacacacacacagatatgaGCAGCATGAGAATCAACTGGATGGCAAGTCTGAGCTGCCTGTCTATAACTATGTATCCGATGTCAATAATATTACTTGGGGCCAGTACATGCGACTAGCACGTCAAGGTTTTCATGAGCCTTTCGACAAGGCGCTTTGGTAAGCttaaagacacacacacacacagtcatatatatacacagttAAGCACTTGAATAGACACAAGCATATTGAGACTTTAAATTcacaataaaattcaatagaccaacaatattataaacattaaatagtgtacaaaattaaaataacttttaattgttttccttttttaaacattaaatagtgtataaaaaactaaaataagcttaagcttattattaaatttgttttggtttgaCCTTAATAGTGGGTCTGGGATTATTCTTCAACTTCTTGTCGAATCTTATAAGTAAATCTTTTCCAAATTGTctctaaaataatttagcaactaaatttagctATATTTTAAGTAcgaagtttaattaatttaaacgctTTATAAAGCAGTCAAGGCGTTTTCTTCTATACAATTCAATGTTGCTTCAATCCAGAATCTATCGACAACATATGTTAATGTCTTCGAATTGAGTTCCATACGCTTAAgctatgcattttatttattttcattaagcTTTTAAGTTTGCCTCTTCAAAGACGAATGTAAAGTTTCTGTCTGCTTGTCCCTATTCAAATGCTTGGCACTGTATTTTCAttgtgcacataaataaacattgctgcatttcaattttgcgGCACCTTATCCGCATCCGCTCTTGTGCACACGAACCATATTGCATGCATGTCTAATCCAATGCTTAAACACTGCTGTATTTCTAACGTTTTTCGCAAAATTTATCTACATGCTGCTAATACCTTAAAACAATGGCACAACATATGGTttaaaccaaataaaaaaaacaacaacaacaactgcaacgaaaccaaaccaaaaacaTGCGACGCGTCGGCAACGAAAACGGGATAACAAAACCTCAAAACCTAccaaacgaacaaaaaaaaaaacgcacaaaCTAAACCAAATCGATTGGCTATAACGcgtctatatgtgtgtgtgtgtgtgtgtgtgcgtttgcggACAATTGGAGCAACGAAAACCCATTGGACCGCATTATTGTCACAGGTGCTTCTCGTACGTTATAATACCATCGAAGCCTCTGCAttgtgcaattgcatttttcttGCACAATATCCCAGCttatattttagatttaattgCCATGGCTACCGGACAAAAGCGCAtgtaagtacacacacacacacacacacattgatacagtttctcacacacacacataggcgagccattgagctgctgctagAAGTTTACTGTGTATGGGGCagagtaatttttttttttacgtgTTGCACGTACATTGAACGGGGATTTCAAAATGCGACATAGCCAGCGCAATTGAATCTTTTTGAGCTGCCAAATTGAAGTTCAGCTGTATAATTACTTTTGAAAATAGTTGGTGCGCTAGCTAAAtctaaaacaaagcaaacaggcAACAGTGTGTGGTAATTAGAATTAAAACCAACAAGACAGAAATTGTAGCAGAGCGaaagaataatatttaagattgacgcaaagcaaagcgactgTCACTAGCGCAACGCTAGCTACGCAGTATTTCAGGCATTCAATTCACAgtgtggcgtatacgtaatatttacaaattgcaataatatttaagattaGTTCAAAGCAAATTGACAGTTATTTGTCGCTAGAGTATGCACTAGATAAATAGTTATGACATTTCAATGCAGctacatggcgtatacgtaacatttaatatattgcaatatattaaaGAAGATTATTTAAGATTGATTCAAAGCAAAGCGACTGTCACTAGCTAACGCCATGTACGCAGTATTTCCAGCATATTAAAACGCAGTGTaccgtatacgtaatatttacaaattgcaatattaaagaataatatttaagattaGTTCAAGGCAAATTGACAGTCATTTGCACTAGACAATTAGCTgtgacatttcaatttatttattttttttatttatttttttatttaatatcaactatgaaaaatgaaaaagattacaaaaaatatttagaatttaatttaaaagtatttaaaactatgtttttgtttttaaatttaataagcttatagattggcAGTTTTAAACAGATCCAACATTCGTTCAGGTCAATGCAACTATTCATGccacgcggcgtatacgttataaattaaaaaattgcaatataaaagtttaatatttagtataaattcaaagcaaagcaactgtGATTTGTCGTTAGCATAAACTACGTTCCAATACTACTCTTGATGccacatggcgtatacttaatatttaacaaattacaatctattaaagaataatatttaagattGATGCAAAGCAAGACGAAAGTCATTTGTTTTTAGAGTATGCACTAGATAACGGTAATTATAACAGCTGTTTGACATTTCAATGCTACACCTGGCGTATACGttatgtttaacaaattgcaattagagCGCGCATTATTTATAGCCGCCCGGCAGCAATTAGCAAAGTTAATACTCaatgtctgtctctctgtctctctctctctctctctctctctctctctctggctgcAGCTATGTTAAGGCATATCAGAAAATCTCGCGCATAATCGATATGATGGCTTGGTTCGGCCTCAAGGAGTGGAAGTTTGCGCATCGCAACATTGACGAATTAAGCGAACGTTTGCCGGTGGGCGAGCGCGCCAAGCTGCAGTTCAAcatagcaacaattaattggAGCGAATATTTTCGTTCGTATCTGAGCGGCATCAGGCGCTACTTCTTTAAGGATAACGCTAACGATAATAAATTACAGCAGCGCAAAACTATTTATCGCAGGTGAgtcaagagcgagcgagagcgaacgcATCATAagcaagacagagagagagagagttagagagagagagagcatgaAGCGCTTGCTCTAAGTACTTTTTAATTACACTTTGTTTGCTCAcagtttctctctctctcatctctctctcttttactctctcactctccatCTCTTTCTTTGACAGAATGCTGGTGCTGCACACGCTGTTAAAGACGACGTTTGGCCTTTCATTAATTATGTGCATTGTGCGACTTTATCTcagaatttttcaaattatgcCAAAGATAATGCTGTAAGACTTTGgctgcattataaattataatcgGAGCGCAGCGTATTATGCTTTACCTTAAATAAACTACAGTGCACTTATATGTGTtgacttttttcttttaaagcattgctcatacgcactgtggtcGCTGACAAAAGTGTTAATATTGAAGTAGCGGCTAAAGTGCTTGAAGCAGGtatcaaaaatgaaaagtttgcTGACGCtaaagttttgttgcttatattttgtagCGTTGTTTTgaaatatgatttttttttttttttttttttttttttttttttatttaagaaattatatcAAGGATATGTGCACTGTTACCTAATTgggcaacttaaacaaatcagaataataataataataacaaaggaATAGTTATGAACAAACATAATAGATATAAACTGAATATAAATTGAGGATATTAGTGCCTAGGATATAAGCGGATATGAGATCATTAGGTCAAAAGTTGCAAGGACTCAAATGTCGTGAcaacatcacacacacacacagacagacagatacaAAGCTACAACACTCAAAGCAGCTTGAGCCTTGGCTTTGAACATATGTGTGCTGCATTTGGAATTGTGCGCTCTAGCTTAGGTTGGAACTGAAGCTTAAGCTGACATTAGGTGTTGATTGTTTAGCTtgacataattttaaaaaatatttatttgagcaAAAAGCtgtgctaaataattaaaattaaaactctaTACTCCGCATTAAATTCTAGGGTAACAACAGTGCCAAACTACCCACAAGCTTAATAGCCGCCGTATTGAAGAAAAATGGCCATGCAGCATACGTAAACAACAtgacaagcacacacacacacacagaggcataTATTTACACATACGCTCCACTGTTACATACcattacatatataattttagttaaaagttttattttccgCATATTTCATATTCTTGTGCTCttgttgtagttttattttcttttcgcAACTTTGTGCGCTGAACCTGGCGCTTCtttcatattttatggcaGCGCCGACAGACGCAAGAGACAGAGatatagagcgagagcgcaagatAAAAGAGACGCCGCCGAGCGACGAGCGCCGAGTGTTGTGACCTCTTCCGCGCACCGCCCCCTCCCCCTGCGCATTCATTattgtgtaatatttttacattattttattataaatcaacaaaatgcaCTCAACGCTGCtgaaaaagttgcaacaactgcaaaagcGCTGCCCCGTCAACGCCGTCGGCGTCGACGCCTGCTGCCGCTGACAGCAGAAACACATTAAACGTCATAAAATGCACAAGCAGCGAAAAGTCGACTCCGACTCCCCCCTCTCCACGCACTCACTCCACAACAATAAAGCACCCGCACAGTCGACCcctttgcttttataatttatttttacttgaATTAATGTGCATACTTTTTGCACTTGACTGCACTGTTTGGCCTGCTACCTGATAGCTCACTACGCCACGCCCATACGCCCACTTTTCCTAcgctttgtatatatatatatatatgtatgtgtgagtgtgcgatAAGCAAAGTGGCCAAAAATTGCGTCGACGTTggcataaaaatgcttttgaaaATTATCATAAGTGCAGCAGGGTGCAAGGTAGAAACTATTTTATGCTAGCGAATACACTAACACAATtaacaaatagcaacaactaaaatGGCGCGttcttaaagtaaattaaataaacaacaaattatgccAGAAAGTGATATTAATGTTGAACGCTGTTTGCAGTTGGTGTGGCAAGCAGAAAAGGAAGAAGTAAGTTTAGAACGCTCTTGGGACTCTTTTAAAATAGAGTTAATATGTAATCGAACTAAGTCTACAATTTATGGGCAGATAATATTCAGAAAAGTGTGTcaccaatctataagtttatcaaattgaaaaacacacaacattttaaataattttttaatttaattttccttttttttaaataaataaatatctgaAAATCAGAAAATAGCTAATATAGAAATAACTGTATGAACAAActcaacaataaatgcaatcaGCTCTTCATCAATCGGCTTGACGGGCCAGCATGTCTATTGCCATGACCTCCTTGATCCCTTAAACATACAAACTCAAGTAAATTACTATGCAAATATCTAGACCCCacataatttgcttattatcTTTTATCTTAGTGTCGCatcatattaaataatttattaatcaaaattgCTTCTATATAGTCAGCATTGTACTAGATCAGTAGTGGGCCAAGCCCCAACTTTTTTGCAAGTCTAGCATTTGCTCTACTCTCGACTACTCTCAGTATTtgctgtatattttattttgtaatgcTGCCAATTTCAAAATTCGTTCCCATCTCTGTACTagagcattttttatatattatctTATGTATTATCATATTGCTGCTTTGAAGAACCCGAAAAGGCAGTAGACGAATGAAAGTTGAAATAGCCCACacacatttttgtattaaagcaACTAATTGATCGAATCTTTCCGTTTTAATGCATTATTAGTGTAGGATAGAGTTGACATTATGTTTAGACACTCACAGCTGTGAGCAGAGGGGAAAGAGACGAGGGAAGTGCAAAGGAGTCAGTCGAGGGAGTTGAAGCATAGAGTGAAGCGCGTGTAGAAGTGGAGGACCCTGCGTCAAATCGCACACTAGCACCAAAGTTACTTTAATAAAACATTGTTTAGCCACTGAGCTTTTTCAGTAGCTATTTGATTTTACGAATTGAAACGGTTTCACTTTTTTAGTTTATGGCcgaatttattgtaattataattaaactaacaGCCCCGACTTGGACTATTAACTATTGTCTCGAATTAGACAATGTAGCTAAGTGCAATAAGACTCGAGTAGTCTTTTGCTATGCGACGAACTTGTTACGACTACAATAAAATGCCCTTAGCAACAGGCATTAAATCTAATAAGAGTTGAGAATGCGAAAATGATAAAACAAAGATCAAACGAAAAGGagagtgcagctgtgcagaaggCAAGTGCTAAAACAAAAGGGCAAAGTAGATAGCGCGTGAGTTTTCTTCACCGCTgtgcaaagccaaaatatGATATTAGGCCTAGATCAGCTGATCGTAGCCGAGGAGCTCCATTTATTGGTCTTGCAAGAACAAGcaaacataatataatataagctAACCATAATCAATAtacgttaaataaaaatacaaatttgtagaGACAAACCCTACATTAGTTTAATGCCCAAGCAAATAGAAGAATTGTAagtcattattattatattctaaatttcaaatttaagtaaatgctTTGCCCTCTGCATTCGCTCTGGGCTGCTGATGTCTGTGACTGCTTGACATTTGCATAGCAATCAAAATCCTATAATGCAACAGTTGCCGAGTCAAAGACTTTCATTAATGCCACATCAACGCAGCATTACATGCGCTAAAAATTCCGCACAAGTTGCCACATGCGCATATGCATCATGCCCACATCAGATGCTGTCAGATGCAAATGCAGTCgccaaacaagcagcagcagcaaccagcagcccAGCAGCTGTGCAAGTGCAGCCAACGATGATAATCAAGTCATGAACTGACTGCCTTGCTGACTGACTCAATGCCGCCGCCAGCCGCCGCTCTCTGATCTCAGCTGCTGGAACGTGCGTGTAATTGGCCGCTCATGTGCAGCGAACTGGTCGCGCACAAGTAAGTGGTAAGTGAAGTTggcattttttgcatttgccataTTTGAGATGTttctagagagagagagacgaaAAAAAACGAGAATAAATTCGATTTGTGCTAGCAAATGCACTAGGCACGTGCAATGGCACGTATGAGCAATATTTGTGTAGAAAGCCAGTATGtccctgcagcagcagcagcagcagcaacagcaggcagctGAACAAAAtccaataaaaatacataagaaTGCTGGAGAGCCTCTGGCCTACGGTCCAAatggcataaatcaaatttttccCAAGACCAAAAACTGCAAACATGCAAACTTCACTACATATACgttgctctgtgtgtgtgtgtgttggtaacTATGtggatttttaatttaaaacaacatGCTGGGGCGAATCGAAGCTAGAGCACCTGCTCGGACTAAGTCCGCTGCCATTAAATGGACgcagagcgagtgagagcgagcgagagagagagagcaaagctgGACGAGCGAGCAGAATGCCTTAAAAGGCCATTAGTTGTTTGTCTAGGGCCGCCTAATGTGCTCTTGTcaaagcccacacacacacagacacgagTGTGCTACACCTGTCTGTGCATGCAAAAACGTAACAGCAATAAAGAAGATTTGTGTCGCCATACCTGCTAAACATTCTATTCTCTTTTTTTCTgctcttttcatt
The DNA window shown above is from Drosophila busckii strain San Diego stock center, stock number 13000-0081.31 chromosome 3L, ASM1175060v1, whole genome shotgun sequence and carries:
- the LOC108601091 gene encoding fatty acyl-CoA reductase wat isoform X2, with translation MQNSSAPRKAFSSTSSSGRSSSASVVSNAAELFETCTMSNGIRTNSLAATAAVGLDCGSGMPVTDFYRDATVLITGGTGFVGKVLTEKLLRAFGLRKIYMLIRSKDNMSVQERLRSFFNESIFNTMRVECPELFEKVHPIRADYSAIDLDIDAGDRAMLSSEVQIVFNVVASVKFNEKLSDAIDINVLGTKKILDLAMEMQQLKSFVHISTLYCNCNRKFIKEQVYENEIGYEKIMQISRTFDDDTLEKLRHCLIGQMPNTYTMTKKCAENLVNHRAFHMPAGIFRPPIVMSTYKDPFPGWTDNLYGPSGLCTWSARGLVRCIYGTANCKANMVPADYVVNAMIASAWDIARRYEQHENQLDGKSELPVYNYVSDVNNITWGQYMRLARQGFHEPFDKALCYVKAYQKISRIIDMMAWFGLKEWKFAHRNIDELSERLPVGERAKLQFNIATINWSEYFRSYLSGIRRYFFKDNANDNKLQQRKTIYRRMLVLHTLLKTTFGLSLIMCIVRLYLRIFQIMPKIML
- the LOC108601091 gene encoding fatty acyl-CoA reductase wat isoform X1, with translation MQNSSAPRKAFSSTSSSGRSSSASVVSNAAELFETCTMSNGIRTNSLAATAAVGLDCGSGMPVTDFYRDATVLITGGTGFVGKVLTEKLLRAFGLRKIYMLIRSKDNMSVQERLRSFFNESIFNTMRVECPELFEKVHPIRADYSAIDLDIDAGDRAMLSSEVQIVFNVVASVKFNEKLSDAIDINVLGTKKILDLAMEMQQLKSFVHISTLYCNCNRKFIKEQVYENEIGYEKIMQISRTFDDDTLEKLRHCLIGQMPNTYTMTKKCAENLVNHRAFHMPAGIFRPPIVMSTYKDPFPGWTDNLYGPSGLCTWSARGLVRCIYGTANCKANMVPADYVVNAMIASAWDIARRYEQHENQLDGKSELPVYNYVSDVNNITWGQYMRLARQGFHEPFDKALWCFSYVIIPSKPLHCAIAFFLHNIPAYILDLIAMATGQKRIYVKAYQKISRIIDMMAWFGLKEWKFAHRNIDELSERLPVGERAKLQFNIATINWSEYFRSYLSGIRRYFFKDNANDNKLQQRKTIYRRMLVLHTLLKTTFGLSLIMCIVRLYLRIFQIMPKIML